From a region of the Rhinopithecus roxellana isolate Shanxi Qingling chromosome 8, ASM756505v1, whole genome shotgun sequence genome:
- the LOC104681051 gene encoding sodium channel modifier 1, translating into MSFKREGDDWSQLNVLKKRRVGDLLASYIPEDEALMLRDGRFACAICPHRPVLDTLAMLTAHRAGKKHLSSLQLFYGKKQPGKERKQNSRHQNELRREETKAEAPLLTQTRLITQSALHRAPHYNSCCRRKYRPEAPGPSVSLSPVPPSEVELQSEKISREPEPGAGPQAEESATVSAPAPMSPTRRRALDHYLTLRSSGWIPDGRGRWVKDENVEFDSDEEEPPDLPLD; encoded by the exons ATGTCTTTCAAGAGAGAAGGAGACGATTGGAGTCAACTCAATGTGCTCAAA AAAAGAAGAGTCGGGGACCTCCTAGCCAGTTACATCCCAGAGGATGAGGCGCTGATGCTTCGGGATGGACG CTTTGCTTGTGCCATTTGCCCCCATCGACCGGTACTGGACACCCTGGCCATGCTGACTGCCCACCGTGCGGGCAAGAAACATCTGTCCA GCTTGCAGCTTTTCTATGGCAAGAAGCAGCcgggaaaggaaaggaagcagaATTCAAGACATCAGAATGAATTGAGGAGGGAAGAAACCAAAGCTGAG GCTCCTCTGCTAACCCAGACACGACTTATCACCCAGAGTGCTCTGCACAGAGCTCCCCACTATAACAGTTGCTGCCGCCGGAAGTACAG ACCAGAAGCCCCTGGTCCCTCTGTCTCCCTTTCCCCTGTGCCACCCTCAGAGGTCGAACTCCAAAGTGAAAAGATCAGTAGGGAACCTGAACCTGGGGCTGGTCCACAGGCCGAGGAGTCAGCAACTGTCTCAGCTCCTGCACCCATGAGCCCAACAAGAAGACGAGCCTTGGACCATTATCTCACCCTTCGAAG TTCAGGATGGATCCCAGATGGACGAGGTCGATGGGTAAAAGATGAAAATGTTGAGTTTGACTCTGATGAGGAGGAACCACCTGATCTCCCCTTGGACTGA
- the TNFAIP8L2 gene encoding tumor necrosis factor alpha-induced protein 8-like protein 2 — translation MESFSSKSLALQAEKKLMSKMAGRSVAHLFIDETSSEVLDELYRVSKEYTHSRPQAQRVIKDLIKVAVKVAVLHRNGSFGPSELALATRFRQKLRQGAMTALSFGEVDFTFEAAVLAGLLTECRDVLLELVEHHLTPKSHGRIRHVFDHFSDPGLLTALYGPDFTQHLGKICDGLRKLLDEGKL, via the coding sequence ATGGAGTCCTTCAGCTCAAAGAGTCTGGCACTGCAAGCAGAGAAGAAGCTAATGAGTAAGATGGCGGGTCGGTCTGTGGCTCATCTCTTCATAGATGAGACAAGCAGTGAGGTGCTAGATGAGCTCTACCGTGTGTCCAAGGAGTACACGCACAGCCGGCCCCAGGCCCAGCGCGTGATCAAGGACCTGATCAAAGTGGCTGTCAAGGTGGCTGTACTGCACCGCAATGGCTCCTTTGGCCCCAGTGAGCTGGCCCTGGCTACCCGCTTTCGCCAGAAGCTGCGGCAGGGTGCCATGACGGCACTTAGCTTTGGCGAGGTAGACTTCACCTTCGAGGCTGCTGTTCTGGCTGGCCTGCTGACGGAGTGCCGGGATGTGCTGCTGGAGTTGGTGGAACACCACCTCACGCCCAAGTCACATGGCCGCATCCGCCACGTGTTTGATCACTTCTCTGACCCAGGTCTGCTCACAGCCCTCTATGGGCCTGACTTCACTCAGCACCTTGGCAAGATCTGTGATGGGCTCAGGAAGCTGCTAGATGAAGGGAAGCTCTGA
- the LYSMD1 gene encoding lysM and putative peptidoglycan-binding domain-containing protein 1, with amino-acid sequence MASPSRQPPPGGSGLLHGSRARSYGSLVQSACSPVRERRLEHQLEPGDTLAGLALKYGVTMEQIKRANRLYTNDSIFLKKTLYIPILTEPRDLFNGLDSEEEKDGEEEVHPSNDEVWPHSTERKKQETGAGRANGEVFPTPGQETPTPIHDLSASDFLKKLDSQISLSKKAAAQKLKKGESGVPGEDAGLHLSSPRMQQRAVLGPVPLTRTSRTRTLRDQEDEIFKL; translated from the exons ATGGCTTCCCCGTCTAGACAGCCCCCGCCAGGGGGGTCAGGACTGCTTCACGGGAGCCGGGCTCGTTCATATGGAAGCCTGGTGCAATCAGCCTGCTCCCCAGTGAGGGAAAGACGCCTGGAGCATCAATTGGAGCCCGGAGACACCCTGGCTGGACTAGCACTCAAATATGGGGTGACG atggaacaGATTAAACGTGCAAACCGCCTTTATACTAATGACTCCATCTTCCTGAAGAAAACTCTCTACATCCCCATCCTGACAGAGCCCAGAGACCTGTTCAATGGTTTGGAttctgaggaagagaaagatggaGAGGAAGAAGTACACCCAAGTAACGATGAAGTTTGGCCACACTCAACTGAGAGGAAGAAACAAGAGACAGGAGCAGGACGTGCCAATGGTGAAGTCttccccacacctggccaggaaacCCCCACACCCATCCATGACCTCTCTGCCTCTGATTTCCTTAAGAAGCTTGATTCACAGATCAGCCTGTCCAAGAAGGCTGCTGCCCAGAAGCTGAAGAAAGGGGAAAGTGG GGTACCTGGGGAGGATGCAGGTCTCCACCTGAGCTCCCCTCGGATGCAGCAACGAGCAGTCCTAGGTCCCGTGCCGCTGACCCGTACCTCTCGGACCCGGACACTACGGGACCAGGAGGATGAAATCTTCAAACTCTGA
- the TMOD4 gene encoding tropomodulin-4, which yields MSSYQKELEKYRDIDEDEILRTLSPEELEQLDCELQEMDPENMLLPAGLRQRDQTKKSPTGPLDREALLQYLEQQALEVKERDDLVPFTGEKKGKPYIQPKREIPAEEQITLEPELEEALAHATDAEMCDIAAILDMYTLMSNKQYYDALCSGEICNTEGISSVVQPDKYKPVPDEPPNPTNIEEILKRVRSNDKELEEVNLNNIQDIPIPMLSELCEAMKANTYVRSFSLVATRSGDPIANAVADMLRENRSLQSLNIESNFISSTGLMAVLKAVRENATLTELRVDNQRQWPGDAVEMEMATVLEQCPSIVRFGYHFTQQGPRARAAQAMTRNNELRRQQKKR from the exons ATGTCATCATATCAGAAGGAACTGGAGAAATACAGAGACATAGATGAAGATGAGATCCTAAGGACCTTGAGCCCCGAGGAGCTAGAGCAGCTGGACTGCGAGCTACAGGAGATGGACCCTGAG AACATGCTCCTGCCAGCTGGACTGAGACAACGTGACCAGACAAAGAAGAGCCCAACGGGGCCACTGGACCGAGAGGCCCTTTTGCAGTACTTGGAGCAGCAGGCACTAGAAGTCAAAGAGCGTGATGACTTGGTGCCCTTCACAGGCGAGAAGAAGG GGAAACCCTATATTCAGCCCAAGAGGGAAATTCCAGCAGAGGAGCAGATCACCCTGGAGCCTGAGCTGGAGGAGGCACTGGCACATGCCACAGATGCTGAAATGTGTGACATCGCAG CAATTCTGGACATGTACACACTGATGAGCAACAAGCAATACTATGATGCCCTCTGCAGCGGAGAAATCTGCAATACCGAAGGCATTAGTA GTGTGGTACAGCCTGACAAGTATAAGCCAGTGCCGGATGAACCCCCAAATCCCACAAACATTGAGGAGATACTAAAGAGGGTCCGAAGCAATGACAAAGAGCTGGAGGAGGTGAACCTGAATAATATACAG GACATCCCAATACCCATGCTAAGTGAGCTGTGTGAGGCAATGAAGGCAAATACCTATGTGCGGAGCTTCAGTCTGGTAGCCACGAGGAGTGGTGACCCCATCGCCAAT GCAGTGGCTGATATGTTGCGTGAGAATCGTAGCCTCCAGAGCCTAAACATCGAATCCAACTTCATTAGCAGCACAGGACTCATGGCTGTGCTGAAGGCAGTTCGGGAAAATGCCACACTCACTGAGCTCCGTGTAGACAATCAG cgcCAGTGGCCTGGTGATgcagtggagatggagatggCCACCGTGCTAGAGCAGTGTCCCTCTATTGTCCGCTTTGGCTACCACTTCACGCAGCAGGGGCCACGAGCTCGGGCAGCGCAGGCCATGACCCGAAACAATGAACTAC GTCGCCAGCAAAAGAAGAGATAA